The DNA region GAGTGGGGGATGAAAATGAAGGTGAAGGTTAGGTATTTTGCGCGCTTTAGAACTCTTGCGGGAACTTCTGAAGAGGAACTTGAGCTTAAAGAAGGGGCGACTATAAAAGACCTTGTTGAGCTCATAAAGGAGAAGCACTCTGCATTTAGTGAGGAAGTGTTTGAGCAGAACGAAGAAGCAGACGTCAATGTTTCAAGAAACGGGCGTTATGCTAAGTTTGATGAGGTTCTTCAGGAGGGGGACATAGTAGCTCTATTTCCTCCCACGAGCGGTGGTTGAAATGCTGAGCGATAGAGAGCTCGAGCGCTATGATCGACAGATTAAAATCTTTGGCATCGAAGGGCAGGAGAAGCTTAAAAACGCAAGGGTGGCAATTGTTGGTGTTGGTGGCCTTGGAAGTCCT from Palaeococcus pacificus DY20341 includes:
- a CDS encoding ubiquitin-like small modifier protein 1 gives rise to the protein MKVKVRYFARFRTLAGTSEEELELKEGATIKDLVELIKEKHSAFSEEVFEQNEEADVNVSRNGRYAKFDEVLQEGDIVALFPPTSGG